The genomic window GTGAATGACAATCAGATTTCTGTTCACTGGTCAGATCTACCGAAAGATGAGCTAACCCGTTTCTGGCAGGATGTCGATGCCGGCACTCAGGGTAATTTCCTCATTGCACCGGTAAAAAAACTGACCCGCCGCAAACGCGGTGAGCATTCTACAAAAGCCAAATGTGAGAACCCGGCCTGGTATCGCCCGGAGCATTATAAAAAGCTCTCCGGACAGCTCGGTCATGCATACAATCGCCTGGTGAAAAAAGACAAAGAAACCGGGCAGGTCAGCCTGCGCATGCATGTTTCTCGTCACCCTCTCTATGTCGCCGGCCGCCGTAAGGCAGGACGTAAATATGGCTTCCGTCCGGAACGTCAGCGCCTGCTAGATGCGCTCTGGCCAGTGCTCATCAGCTTCTGTGATGCCGGCAAGCATACCGTCGGCATGTGTATCTCCCGTCTTGCAAAAGAGCTGAGTGCAAAGGACGCCAAAGGCAATGTCATTCCGGAAACGGAGGTGACGGTGTCACGCCTTTCACGGCTTATTGAGGAACAGGTACGGTTTGGCGTTCTTGGCCTTGTGGAAGAACGCACCTGGGATCGTGAATCCCGCTCCTGGCTGCCAACGTATGTCTATATCACCCCCGTGGGATTTCAGATGCTGGGCGTCGATATGGGCAAGCTGTTTAAAGAGCAGGAGAAGAAGCTCCGCCAGAGCGCCGAGCGTGAGCAGCTGATCCGGGAAGGGGTAATGAGCGAACATGATGATGTTCAACCCCATTGCGCGCGGAAATGCTGGTCCGGCCGTAAGCGCCGGGAGGCACTCGTTTACCGCCGCAAAAAAGGCGCGGAGCGTAAACGTGCCAACAATCTGATTAAGCTGCCGGCAGATGAACGACTCCATGCAATATCTGAATGGATTTACCGCACCCTGCCGCCTGACGAAGCGTACTGGTGCACATCTGAGCGCCTGAAGGCTCTGGCCATCCAGCATCTTTACCAGCTGGATCTGGCGCTT from Enterobacter sp. JBIWA008 includes these protein-coding regions:
- the repA gene encoding plasmid replication initiator RepA produces the protein MNDNQISVHWSDLPKDELTRFWQDVDAGTQGNFLIAPVKKLTRRKRGEHSTKAKCENPAWYRPEHYKKLSGQLGHAYNRLVKKDKETGQVSLRMHVSRHPLYVAGRRKAGRKYGFRPERQRLLDALWPVLISFCDAGKHTVGMCISRLAKELSAKDAKGNVIPETEVTVSRLSRLIEEQVRFGVLGLVEERTWDRESRSWLPTYVYITPVGFQMLGVDMGKLFKEQEKKLRQSAEREQLIREGVMSEHDDVQPHCARKCWSGRKRREALVYRRKKGAERKRANNLIKLPADERLHAISEWIYRTLPPDEAYWCTSERLKALAIQHLYQLDLALSPPD